A region of Streptomyces paludis DNA encodes the following proteins:
- a CDS encoding AIM24 family protein, translating to MAQFRLQGSKVLAVELTGDAVKAKNGSMVAYDGRMTFKKLTGGGEGLRGMVTRRLTGEQMTVMEVKGQGTCYFADRASDINLVSLHGDKLHVESSNLLCTDAGLRTGTTFTGLRGGASGNGLFTTTVEGTGQAAIMSDGEAVLLRVTSQYPLYVDPGAYIAHQGKLQQKLQSGVNFRTFLGEGSGESFQIRFEGEGLVYVQPSERNTIGGDL from the coding sequence GTGGCTCAGTTCCGACTGCAAGGCAGCAAGGTGCTCGCCGTCGAGTTGACCGGCGACGCTGTCAAGGCGAAGAACGGCTCGATGGTCGCGTACGACGGCCGGATGACGTTCAAGAAACTGACGGGCGGCGGTGAGGGGCTGCGGGGGATGGTGACGCGCCGGCTCACCGGCGAACAGATGACCGTGATGGAGGTGAAGGGCCAGGGCACCTGCTATTTCGCCGATCGCGCGAGCGATATCAACCTCGTCTCGCTGCACGGCGACAAGCTCCATGTCGAGTCGAGCAATCTGCTCTGCACGGACGCGGGGCTGCGCACCGGCACGACGTTCACCGGGCTGCGCGGCGGCGCTTCGGGGAACGGCCTGTTCACGACCACCGTCGAGGGCACGGGCCAGGCGGCGATCATGTCGGACGGCGAGGCGGTGCTGCTGCGGGTGACCTCCCAGTACCCGCTGTATGTCGACCCGGGCGCCTACATCGCGCATCAGGGGAAGCTTCAGCAGAAGCTCCAGTCCGGGGTGAACTTCCGGACGTTCCTGGGCGAGGGGTCGGGCGAGTCCTTCCAGATCCGCTTCGAGGGCGAGGGGCTCGTCTACGTACAGCCGAGCGAGCGGAACACGATCGGGGGCGATCTCTAG
- a CDS encoding MTH1187 family thiamine-binding protein produces the protein MIVAFSVSPLGVGEDVGEYVADAVRVVRESGLPNRTDAMFTSVEGEWDEVMDVVKRAVAAVEARAGRVSLVLKADIRPGVTDGLTSKVETVERHLAQQPPAAPAP, from the coding sequence ATGATCGTCGCCTTCTCCGTCTCTCCGCTCGGTGTCGGGGAGGACGTCGGCGAGTACGTCGCCGACGCCGTCCGGGTCGTCCGCGAGTCCGGCCTCCCCAACCGTACGGACGCGATGTTCACCTCCGTCGAGGGCGAGTGGGACGAGGTGATGGACGTCGTCAAGCGCGCCGTCGCCGCCGTCGAGGCCCGCGCCGGCCGGGTCTCGCTCGTCCTCAAGGCCGACATCAGGCCCGGGGTCACGGACGGTCTCACCTCGAAGGTCGAGACCGTGGAGCGCCACCTCGCCCAGCAGCCGCCCGCGGCCCCGGCCCCGTGA
- a CDS encoding DUF3817 domain-containing protein — protein MDISNAAPLHRLRLVSVPEAVSFLLLMVCSVLKRTTDFNAVPVMGAIHGVLFILYVIFWALAWIRVRWSFGTAALYFVLSVLPAGGFFADRRIKRELDDAAIASRARREGTVNA, from the coding sequence GTGGACATCAGCAACGCCGCCCCGCTCCACCGCCTCCGCCTGGTCTCCGTGCCGGAGGCCGTATCGTTCCTCCTCCTCATGGTCTGCTCGGTGCTCAAGCGGACGACGGACTTCAACGCGGTACCGGTGATGGGAGCCATCCACGGCGTCCTCTTCATCCTGTACGTGATCTTCTGGGCCCTCGCCTGGATCCGCGTCCGCTGGTCCTTCGGGACGGCCGCCCTCTACTTCGTGCTCTCCGTACTGCCCGCCGGCGGCTTCTTCGCGGACCGCAGGATCAAGCGCGAGCTGGACGACGCCGCCATCGCCTCCCGCGCCCGCCGCGAAGGTACCGTGAACGCATGA
- a CDS encoding glycosyltransferase family 2 protein — translation MEPDRTAPYRVGYRSLLAREPRRIRAVLLMALAPLLSGALLVYLVWPSHRTEREGGDRWLIVFDHVMLGSIGCIALFMLVNVASVAHATMVARDPIPVPAELGTRVAFLTTYVPGTEPLAMVRGTLEGAVRLRHSGPLDIWLLDEGDDPAARALCAELGVRHFTRRGVPEWNRRRGVHKARTKHGNYNAWLAMHGDDYDFFASVDTDHIPLPNFLERMMGYFRDPDIAFVVGPQVYGNYTSPVTKAAESQQFLFHALIQRAGNRYHAPMFVGTNNVVRIKALQQIGGLYDSITEDMATGFEIHRTRNPLTGRFWRSVYTPDVLAVGEGPASWTDFFTQQLRWSRGTYETLIKQYWKAPFRVPPGRLLSYTLMLVYYPMTAVNWFLGVLSCVLFLWLGASGTQVSSSVLLMLYSDAAALQIGLYLWNRRHNVSPHEPQGSGGLAGMAMSALSAPIYLKSLCAALLRTQGRFVVTPKGGRTSADRTATFRIHLFWAAVLAGSLVASVFLGHTHAAMRTWAGLALVIALAPVAVWLLTLRAERIAARTAAAPPRAPAPAPAQSAPAQSAPAQSAPAAQSAPAPTRASAPAAVPVTVSTSGGN, via the coding sequence ATGGAGCCGGACCGGACCGCCCCCTACCGCGTGGGCTACCGGAGTCTGCTCGCGCGCGAGCCCCGCCGAATACGCGCCGTCCTGCTGATGGCCCTGGCGCCGCTCCTCTCCGGCGCCCTGCTGGTCTACCTGGTCTGGCCCAGCCACCGGACCGAGCGCGAGGGCGGCGACCGCTGGCTGATCGTCTTCGACCACGTGATGCTCGGCTCGATCGGGTGCATCGCCCTGTTCATGCTGGTCAACGTCGCCTCGGTGGCACACGCCACCATGGTCGCCCGGGACCCGATACCCGTCCCCGCCGAGCTGGGCACCCGGGTCGCCTTCCTCACCACGTACGTCCCCGGCACCGAGCCGCTCGCCATGGTGCGGGGCACGCTCGAAGGGGCGGTACGGCTGCGGCACAGCGGCCCCCTCGACATCTGGCTGCTCGACGAGGGCGACGACCCCGCCGCCCGGGCGCTCTGCGCGGAGCTGGGCGTACGGCACTTCACCCGTAGGGGAGTCCCCGAGTGGAACCGCCGCAGAGGCGTCCACAAGGCGCGCACCAAACACGGCAACTACAACGCCTGGCTCGCGATGCACGGCGACGACTACGACTTCTTCGCCTCCGTCGACACCGACCACATCCCGCTCCCCAACTTCCTGGAGCGGATGATGGGTTACTTCCGCGACCCGGACATCGCCTTCGTCGTCGGCCCCCAGGTGTACGGCAACTACACCTCGCCCGTCACCAAGGCCGCCGAGTCCCAGCAGTTCCTCTTCCACGCGCTGATCCAGCGGGCCGGCAACCGCTACCACGCCCCGATGTTCGTCGGCACGAACAACGTCGTCCGGATCAAGGCGCTCCAGCAGATCGGCGGGCTGTACGACTCGATCACCGAGGACATGGCCACCGGCTTCGAGATCCACCGCACCCGCAACCCGCTCACCGGCCGCTTCTGGCGCTCCGTCTACACCCCCGACGTGCTGGCGGTCGGTGAGGGGCCCGCGTCCTGGACCGACTTCTTCACCCAGCAGCTGCGCTGGTCCCGGGGCACCTACGAGACGCTCATCAAGCAGTACTGGAAGGCGCCCTTCCGGGTGCCGCCGGGCCGGCTGCTCAGCTACACGCTGATGCTCGTCTACTACCCGATGACCGCCGTCAACTGGTTCCTCGGCGTCCTCAGCTGCGTTCTCTTCCTCTGGCTCGGCGCCTCCGGCACCCAGGTCTCGTCCTCGGTTCTGCTGATGCTCTACAGCGACGCCGCCGCCCTCCAGATCGGCCTCTACCTCTGGAACCGGCGCCACAACGTCTCGCCCCACGAACCCCAGGGCTCCGGCGGGCTCGCCGGTATGGCGATGTCGGCGCTCTCCGCGCCCATCTACCTCAAGTCGCTCTGCGCGGCGCTGCTGCGCACCCAGGGCCGCTTCGTGGTCACCCCCAAGGGCGGCCGGACCAGCGCCGACCGGACGGCGACCTTCCGGATCCATCTCTTCTGGGCCGCCGTGCTCGCCGGCTCGCTCGTCGCGTCCGTCTTCCTCGGCCACACCCACGCGGCCATGCGCACCTGGGCCGGGCTCGCGCTCGTGATCGCGCTCGCCCCGGTCGCCGTCTGGCTCCTGACGCTGCGCGCCGAGCGCATCGCCGCCCGTACGGCCGCCGCGCCCCCACGCGCCCCGGCGCCCGCGCCCGCTCAGAGCGCGCCCGCTCAGAGCGCGCCCGCTCAGAGCGCGCCCGCCGCTCAGAGCGCGCCCGCCCCCACCCGCGCGTCCGCGCCGGCCGCGGTCCCGGTGACCGTATCGACGTCAGGAGGGAACTGA